The Magnetococcales bacterium DNA segment GATTATCTTCGGCGCCGGAGTGCTCTCCCGTCTGGGCGAGGTCGCCCGGAGAGAAGGGCGTCGGGCCCTGCTGGTCACCGGGGGGGGAAGTGTCAAGCGCAACGGCGCTTTCGACCGAGCCGTGGCCAGCCTCGAAGAAGCGGGGGTGGGGGTGGTGGAATGTCCGGGCGTCGAACCCAATCCCCGTCTGTCGACGGTGTTGCGCGGTGCGCGGCTGGCCCGGGCTGAACAGTGTGACCTGGTCATCGCCCTGGGGGGCGGCAGCGTCATGGATGCGGCCAAGGTGATGGCGGCCACCGTCTTCTATGAAGGGGATCCGTGGCAGATGATGGTTCACAGCCCGACGGGGATGCGCCTTCCCACCCGCGCGTTGCCCGTCATCACCGTTCCGACGCTGGCGGCCACCGGATCGGAGATGAACAAGGGGGCGGTGATCACCAATGAGCAAACCGTGGAGAAATCCTTCGTTCTCGCCGACTGTCTCTATCCCAGGGTGGCCCTGGTGGATCCCGTCCTGACCCTTACGGTTCCGCCCGACCAGACCGCCTACGGCGTCTGCGACCTGATCACCCACGTCACCGAGGGATACTTCAACGGAATTGACGGCGTTCCCCTGCAGGATCGGTTTGCGGAGGGGGTCATCCTCACCGCTCTGGAATGGGGGCCCAAGGCGGTAGCCGACGGCCAGGATCTGGAGGCGCGCCTTCAGGTGCAGTGGGCGTCGGTGGTGGCTCTCAACGGCTGGGTGCAGGCCGGAGCCGAGGCAGTGGGATTTCCGGTCCATATGATCGAACACACCATTTCCGCCATCCATGATGTGGCCCACGGCGCGGGTTTGGCGGTTGTCAATCCCGCCTGGATGCGCGTCGCCGCCGCAGTGCGTCCGGCCCGCTTCGCCCAGTTCGCCGAACGTGTTTTCGGTGTGTCGCAATCGTCAGGCAGTGAGCTTGACCGAGCTCGGGAAGGGGTGGACCGGTTCGAGGCTTTTCTGCGTTCCATCCATTGTCCGACCCGCCTCTCCGAACTGAATCTCGACGGTTCCCTGATCGAGCGCTATGCCCGTGAGACACTGCAAAGCGTCCACGACGATCAGGGGCGTTTGCCCGGTCGTCCGGCCATGGACCAGGCCACCCTCATCGCGATGTTGCACGGGGCGCGGTAGTCCGGCAAAAACCCGCCGGGGGCGGGCCGATGGAAAGCGTCAAAGCCATCGGCCACCCCGCCCGCCCCTTCAAACAATCCATCGGATATGCAAAAGCGGGAAGAGGCCGAAAAGGCACTGATCAACGCCCGTCACCCGGTCCATCAACAGGTCGAAACCTTCGACGGCCAGAAAAAGAGGGGAATAGCGGAAATCAAGGGTTTTGAAACCCGGATGATGACCGGAAGCGTGCTGGAGATTCCCGTTGTGGCG contains these protein-coding regions:
- a CDS encoding iron-containing alcohol dehydrogenase, whose protein sequence is MNFEFQNPTRIIFGAGVLSRLGEVARREGRRALLVTGGGSVKRNGAFDRAVASLEEAGVGVVECPGVEPNPRLSTVLRGARLARAEQCDLVIALGGGSVMDAAKVMAATVFYEGDPWQMMVHSPTGMRLPTRALPVITVPTLAATGSEMNKGAVITNEQTVEKSFVLADCLYPRVALVDPVLTLTVPPDQTAYGVCDLITHVTEGYFNGIDGVPLQDRFAEGVILTALEWGPKAVADGQDLEARLQVQWASVVALNGWVQAGAEAVGFPVHMIEHTISAIHDVAHGAGLAVVNPAWMRVAAAVRPARFAQFAERVFGVSQSSGSELDRAREGVDRFEAFLRSIHCPTRLSELNLDGSLIERYARETLQSVHDDQGRLPGRPAMDQATLIAMLHGAR